A genome region from Streptomyces pratensis includes the following:
- the hemG gene encoding protoporphyrinogen oxidase translates to MQRPLQRDTTRTGHAVVIGGGIAGLAAAHRLSASGLRVTVLEATERLGGKLMTGEIAGTRVDLGAESMLARRPEAVELATAVGLGDRLQPPATASASVWTRDALRPMPKGHVMGVPGDPAALSGVLSPEGLARIAEERDLTPTAVGDDVAVGSYVADRLGREVVDRLVEPLLGGVYAGDAYRISMRAAVPQLFEAVKEGGPLLDGVLRIQERAAARQQTGPVFQGIEGGIGTLPGAVADAVRAGGGEILTETPVLGLTRTGQGWDVRTDSRVIAADAVVLATPAWSASTLLAAECPAASVELAAVEYASMALVTMAFRRSDIDGTEALQGRSGFLVPPVDGRTIKAATFSSNKWQWVADAAPGLFVLRTSVGRYGEEEHLHREDSELVAASLGDLASAAGLTARPVDTEVTRWIGGLPQYPVGHLTRVARIRDEVAKLPGLRVCGAVYDGVGIPACVASAHRAADEIVQDLTGPGTGEIDNTPTRVRGTGGEAGQ, encoded by the coding sequence ATGCAGCGTCCTCTTCAGCGCGACACCACACGCACGGGTCATGCCGTCGTCATCGGCGGCGGCATCGCCGGACTCGCCGCGGCCCACCGGCTGTCGGCCTCCGGACTCCGGGTCACCGTCCTGGAGGCGACCGAGCGGCTCGGCGGCAAGCTGATGACCGGCGAGATCGCGGGTACCCGGGTCGACCTCGGCGCCGAGTCGATGCTCGCGCGCCGGCCCGAAGCGGTCGAGCTGGCCACCGCGGTGGGGCTCGGCGACCGGCTCCAGCCGCCCGCCACCGCCTCCGCGTCGGTCTGGACCCGGGACGCCCTGCGCCCCATGCCCAAGGGGCATGTGATGGGTGTGCCGGGCGACCCGGCGGCGCTCAGCGGCGTGCTCTCGCCCGAGGGCCTGGCCAGGATCGCCGAGGAGCGCGACCTCACCCCTACCGCCGTCGGCGACGACGTGGCGGTCGGCTCGTACGTCGCCGACCGGCTCGGCCGTGAGGTCGTCGACCGGCTGGTGGAGCCGCTGCTCGGCGGGGTGTACGCGGGAGACGCCTACCGGATCTCCATGCGCGCGGCCGTGCCCCAGCTCTTCGAGGCCGTGAAGGAGGGCGGTCCGCTCCTCGACGGTGTACTCCGCATCCAGGAGAGGGCCGCCGCCCGGCAGCAGACCGGACCTGTCTTCCAGGGCATCGAGGGAGGCATCGGCACCCTGCCGGGCGCGGTGGCCGACGCCGTGCGGGCCGGGGGTGGCGAGATCCTCACGGAGACCCCCGTGCTCGGTCTGACCCGGACCGGTCAGGGCTGGGACGTGCGCACCGACAGCCGGGTGATCGCCGCCGACGCCGTCGTCCTGGCCACCCCGGCCTGGTCCGCGTCCACCCTGCTCGCCGCCGAGTGCCCGGCCGCCTCCGTCGAGCTCGCCGCCGTCGAGTACGCCTCGATGGCCCTGGTCACCATGGCCTTCCGGCGTTCCGACATCGACGGCACCGAGGCGCTCCAGGGGCGGTCGGGCTTCCTGGTGCCGCCGGTCGACGGGCGCACGATCAAGGCCGCCACCTTCTCCAGCAACAAGTGGCAGTGGGTCGCCGACGCGGCCCCCGGCCTCTTCGTGCTGCGCACCTCCGTGGGCCGCTACGGGGAGGAGGAGCACCTGCACCGCGAGGACTCCGAGCTGGTCGCCGCGTCCCTGGGGGATCTCGCCTCCGCGGCCGGACTGACGGCCCGGCCCGTGGACACCGAGGTCACCCGGTGGATCGGCGGACTGCCCCAGTACCCGGTCGGCCACCTCACCCGCGTCGCCAGGATCCGCGACGAGGTCGCCAAGCTGCCCGGTCTGCGGGTGTGCGGAGCGGTGTACGACGGCGTCGGGATCCCGGCCTGCGTCGCGAGTGCGCACCGTGCCGCGGACGAGATCGTCCAGGACCTCACCGGGCCGGGCACGGGGGAGATCGACAACACTCCGACCCGGGTTCGGGGCACCGGTGGCGAGGCGGGACAATAG
- the hemQ gene encoding hydrogen peroxide-dependent heme synthase, producing MSAPEKLPNAGKKAKDLNEVIRYTLWSVFRLKDVLPVDRAGYAVEVQELFDQLGAKDITVRGTYDVSGLRADADLMIWWHAETSDELQEAYNLFRRTKLGRALEPVWSNMALHRPAEFNKSHVPAFLADETPRDYISVYPFVRSYDWYLLPDEDRRRMLADHGKMARGYPDVRANTVASFSLGDYEWVLAFEADELYRIVDLMRHLRASEARLHVREEVPFYTGRRKSVADLLAGLA from the coding sequence ATGAGTGCGCCAGAAAAGCTTCCGAACGCAGGCAAGAAGGCCAAGGACCTCAACGAGGTCATCCGCTACACCCTGTGGTCCGTCTTCAGGCTGAAGGACGTCCTTCCCGTCGACCGCGCCGGTTACGCCGTCGAGGTCCAGGAACTGTTCGATCAGCTCGGGGCCAAGGACATCACGGTCCGCGGCACCTACGACGTCTCCGGTCTCCGGGCCGACGCAGACCTGATGATCTGGTGGCACGCCGAGACCTCCGACGAGCTCCAGGAGGCCTACAACCTCTTCCGGCGCACGAAGCTGGGCCGCGCCCTCGAGCCGGTCTGGTCGAACATGGCGCTGCACCGCCCCGCCGAGTTCAACAAGTCGCACGTGCCGGCCTTCCTGGCCGACGAGACCCCGCGCGACTACATCAGCGTGTACCCCTTCGTGCGCAGCTACGACTGGTACCTGCTGCCCGACGAGGACCGCCGCCGCATGCTCGCGGACCACGGCAAGATGGCCCGTGGCTACCCGGACGTCCGTGCCAACACGGTGGCCTCCTTCTCGCTGGGCGACTACGAGTGGGTCCTCGCCTTCGAGGCGGACGAGCTGTACCGCATCGTCGACCTCATGCGCCACCTGCGGGCCTCCGAGGCGCGGCTGCACGTCCGTGAAGAGGTCCCGTTCTACACCGGACGCAGGAAGTCCGTCGCAGACTTGTTGGCCGGACTCGCATAG
- a CDS encoding TIGR04222 domain-containing membrane protein, with product MLWVLLLLVAWCAAAVSCIRLCLVTAGAAQRPQSAARAPVSPELNLYETAFLAGGPQRVADLALVSMHLRRRLLLAHTGWATVVDPEGRDEVERTVIRAIGPEGQSRIAPIRAAAAAADAVRSLADRLVAAGLAVPHGTRTNLESAVRGVRGAAVLVVVLAVTAVLMPGQETGYAGPVAAWFGLPLVLTLGCLAIARVENHPYSPWASPSGQHWLDSLPAPVRGADQDLLVAVAVRGVGALEDPGLRAAMLSGARTGA from the coding sequence ATGCTCTGGGTCCTGCTTCTTCTGGTCGCGTGGTGCGCGGCCGCCGTCTCCTGCATCCGGCTGTGCCTCGTCACCGCGGGCGCCGCCCAGCGGCCGCAGTCCGCCGCGCGGGCGCCCGTCTCACCGGAACTCAACCTCTACGAGACGGCGTTCCTGGCCGGCGGGCCGCAGCGGGTCGCCGATCTGGCGCTGGTCTCCATGCACCTGCGGCGTCGGCTCCTGCTCGCACACACGGGGTGGGCGACGGTCGTCGACCCGGAGGGGCGGGACGAGGTCGAGCGCACGGTGATCCGCGCGATCGGTCCGGAAGGGCAGTCCCGGATAGCGCCCATACGGGCCGCCGCCGCGGCGGCCGACGCCGTACGCTCCCTCGCCGACCGGCTCGTCGCAGCGGGGCTCGCAGTGCCGCACGGGACCCGTACGAACCTGGAGTCGGCGGTGCGGGGCGTCCGGGGCGCGGCGGTCCTGGTGGTGGTCCTGGCGGTCACCGCCGTGCTGATGCCCGGTCAGGAGACGGGGTACGCCGGTCCGGTGGCCGCCTGGTTCGGACTGCCGCTCGTACTGACGTTGGGCTGCTTGGCCATCGCGCGGGTGGAGAACCACCCGTACAGCCCGTGGGCCTCCCCGTCGGGACAGCACTGGCTGGACTCGCTGCCGGCACCGGTGCGCGGCGCGGACCAGGACCTCCTCGTGGCGGTGGCGGTGCGGGGCGTGGGAGCACTTGAGGACCCCGGCCTGCGCGCGGCCATGCTGAGCGGGGCGCGGACCGGGGCCTGA
- a CDS encoding TIGR04222 domain-containing membrane protein, whose amino-acid sequence MNLLALLLTLAVAVSSTLLIVGTRRTGLWDGGYVLDLCEVAFLGGGPARVVDTALTRMHTDGRLTIGGPGIVAVRRAEARDAVERAVLQELAAAPSGSLSTLRAAVMRHPAVQEIGDGLAARGLLIAPDESRGRRRWGLVLGNGSLIGLPVSIALTVAQYVLLDEFADVPVPFLVKMLPAILVGTVVGFSTAGAKARITRAGRQVADNYRTADAHVADPAHLVAAHGLRALPDPVLQGQLADAARQQPSQLSSSRSTPSPVAANAFIPVLWCAGTSPGSGSCGSSTGGGGDSGPGSTCSSGSSCGSSGGSSCSSGGGSSCSSGSSCGGGSSCGSSS is encoded by the coding sequence ATGAACCTCCTCGCTCTTCTGCTGACCCTTGCCGTGGCCGTCTCCTCCACTCTCCTGATCGTCGGTACCCGCCGCACCGGCCTGTGGGACGGCGGGTATGTGCTCGACCTCTGCGAGGTGGCTTTCCTCGGCGGCGGTCCGGCCAGGGTCGTGGACACCGCGCTCACCCGCATGCACACGGACGGGCGGCTGACCATCGGCGGACCCGGCATCGTCGCGGTGCGGCGCGCCGAGGCCCGTGACGCGGTGGAGCGTGCCGTGCTCCAGGAGCTGGCCGCAGCCCCCAGCGGGTCCCTGAGCACCCTGCGGGCGGCCGTCATGCGGCATCCCGCAGTGCAGGAGATCGGCGACGGGCTGGCCGCCCGGGGACTGCTGATCGCCCCGGACGAGAGCCGGGGGCGCCGTCGGTGGGGGCTCGTCCTGGGCAACGGAAGCCTCATCGGCCTGCCGGTGAGCATCGCCCTGACCGTCGCCCAGTACGTCCTGCTCGACGAGTTCGCGGACGTCCCGGTCCCCTTCCTGGTGAAGATGCTGCCCGCGATCCTCGTCGGAACCGTGGTCGGCTTCAGCACGGCGGGGGCCAAGGCCCGGATCACCAGGGCGGGACGCCAGGTCGCCGACAACTACCGGACGGCCGACGCCCATGTGGCCGATCCGGCCCATCTGGTGGCGGCCCACGGCCTGCGCGCACTCCCCGACCCCGTGCTCCAGGGGCAGTTGGCGGACGCCGCCCGGCAACAGCCCTCCCAGCTCTCCTCGTCGCGCTCGACGCCCTCGCCGGTCGCGGCGAACGCCTTCATCCCGGTGCTGTGGTGCGCGGGGACGAGTCCCGGCAGCGGCAGCTGCGGAAGTTCCACCGGCGGGGGCGGCGACTCCGGACCGGGCTCCACCTGCAGTTCGGGGTCGAGCTGCGGAAGCAGTGGCGGCTCCAGTTGCAGCAGCGGTGGCGGCTCCAGTTGCAGCAGCGGGTCGAGCTGCGGCGGCGGTTCCAGCTGCGGCAGCAGTTCGTGA
- a CDS encoding DUF692 domain-containing protein: MKLGIGIGWRPEIADAVEALPGIDWVEAVSENLCTDHLPESLVRLRERGVTVVPHGVSLGLGGAERPDPGRLAGLAARAGLLGAPLVTEHMAFVRAGGPLSASQPLEAGHLLPVPRTWDALDVLCENVRIAQDSLPVPLALENIAALISWPGEELTEGQFLAELVERTGVRLLIDVANLHTNHVNRGEDPATALDELPVEAIAYVHVAGGVEKDGVWHDTHAHPVTRPVLDVLSGLRSRVDPPGVLLERDDDFPPAEELAGELAAIRSTLAVAASGPRTVRPRPALAPEPSSRTAGGRERTAVAQTALLSALVAGTPAPDGFDHRRLGVQSHALAAKRADVVAKVAPELPGILGDGYRKAFLAYARNRPMSGGYRRDALAFAELLLVEGRPDDEAARRRLTLWWQDRAGSRPPRRATRLVRSARAALLGK; this comes from the coding sequence ATGAAGCTGGGAATCGGCATCGGATGGCGGCCGGAGATCGCGGACGCCGTCGAGGCGCTGCCGGGGATCGACTGGGTCGAGGCCGTCTCGGAGAACCTCTGCACGGACCATCTGCCGGAGTCCCTCGTACGCCTCCGGGAGCGCGGGGTCACGGTGGTGCCGCACGGGGTCTCGCTCGGCCTGGGCGGGGCCGAACGACCGGATCCCGGCCGTCTCGCCGGTCTGGCCGCACGGGCCGGACTGCTGGGCGCGCCCCTGGTGACCGAGCACATGGCGTTCGTACGCGCCGGCGGCCCGCTCAGCGCTTCGCAGCCCCTGGAGGCGGGCCACCTCCTGCCGGTGCCACGGACCTGGGACGCGCTGGACGTGCTGTGCGAGAACGTGCGGATCGCTCAGGACTCGCTGCCCGTCCCGCTCGCCCTGGAGAACATCGCCGCGCTGATCTCCTGGCCCGGCGAGGAGCTGACCGAGGGACAGTTCCTCGCGGAGCTGGTCGAACGCACCGGCGTGCGGCTGCTGATCGACGTCGCCAACCTGCACACCAACCACGTCAACCGCGGAGAGGACCCGGCGACCGCGCTGGACGAACTGCCGGTGGAGGCCATCGCGTACGTCCATGTGGCGGGCGGCGTCGAGAAGGACGGCGTCTGGCACGACACGCACGCCCACCCCGTGACGCGCCCCGTCCTGGACGTGCTGAGCGGTCTACGCTCCCGGGTCGACCCGCCGGGGGTCCTCCTGGAGCGTGACGACGACTTCCCGCCGGCCGAGGAGCTGGCCGGTGAACTGGCTGCGATCCGCAGCACGTTGGCCGTGGCCGCCTCAGGCCCCAGGACGGTTCGGCCACGGCCCGCCCTGGCCCCGGAACCGTCGTCCCGCACCGCCGGGGGCCGCGAGCGGACCGCCGTGGCCCAGACCGCTCTGCTCTCCGCACTCGTGGCCGGTACTCCCGCGCCGGACGGCTTCGACCACCGGCGCCTGGGGGTGCAGAGCCATGCCCTGGCCGCGAAGCGGGCCGACGTCGTCGCCAAGGTCGCGCCGGAGCTGCCCGGGATCCTCGGGGACGGCTACCGGAAGGCGTTCCTCGCGTACGCCAGGAACCGGCCGATGTCAGGCGGCTACCGCCGCGACGCCCTCGCCTTCGCCGAGCTGCTGCTCGTCGAGGGCCGGCCCGACGACGAGGCGGCCCGGCGACGGCTGACCCTCTGGTGGCAGGACCGGGCCGGCTCCCGTCCCCCGCGCCGCGCGACCCGCCTGGTCCGCTCCGCCCGTGCCGCCCTCCTCGGAAAGTGA
- a CDS encoding family 43 glycosylhydrolase produces the protein MTSTENRSRLGRRSLLARAAGVGAAAALPAAAAPTAQASAAPAATAPGPAAPAAAERRYPANWPDPEPYGRADTRPGLWPREDNSFVLPLELRPRDKERGVVWMRDTYVNCFVVDGRPLYVATGTTRVPGLEAAGPWNDGIFVWTARSLKGPWKLADTTGIRPGAEKGKVWSPEFTDENRPGRTVVAPWQEYWYDERFGKRGQAWAPELHHFGGKWYMVACMGDHSEKVGSFMLVSEGGVEGPYRLVEGNLEKPFGESFIGGPSFIAPGAYHHIDGSLYSEGDDAWLVLHNNLYAKFRDDMEDIVPTTDLPTFRQTPYAPEPYLEGAYVFKHGGKYFLLHAAWDRTSVDADGTPRHAYDVGGTGRVQYQYDAVAAVSDSFEGPYSERWTVGVGAGHNNFFADADGDLWATFFRNPNFGHWSNPSRLADAAVPGVVRVEWTGPKGNRLYVRRPDHD, from the coding sequence ATGACCAGCACCGAGAACAGGTCACGGCTCGGCCGGCGGTCCCTGCTCGCCCGCGCCGCAGGCGTGGGGGCGGCGGCGGCACTGCCCGCGGCCGCCGCGCCGACGGCGCAGGCCTCGGCCGCTCCCGCCGCGACCGCCCCCGGCCCGGCCGCTCCGGCCGCGGCGGAGCGGCGGTACCCGGCGAACTGGCCCGACCCCGAGCCCTACGGCCGCGCGGACACCCGGCCCGGCCTGTGGCCCCGTGAGGACAACTCCTTCGTCCTCCCGCTGGAACTGCGCCCCCGCGACAAGGAGCGGGGAGTGGTGTGGATGCGGGACACCTACGTCAACTGCTTCGTCGTCGACGGCCGTCCGCTCTACGTCGCCACGGGCACCACCAGGGTGCCCGGGCTCGAAGCAGCAGGCCCGTGGAACGACGGCATCTTCGTCTGGACCGCCCGCTCGCTCAAGGGGCCGTGGAAGCTGGCCGACACGACGGGTATCCGGCCCGGCGCGGAGAAGGGCAAGGTGTGGTCGCCGGAGTTCACCGACGAGAACCGGCCCGGGCGCACGGTCGTCGCTCCGTGGCAGGAGTACTGGTACGACGAGCGGTTCGGCAAGCGTGGCCAGGCGTGGGCCCCGGAGCTGCACCACTTCGGCGGGAAGTGGTACATGGTCGCCTGCATGGGCGACCACTCCGAGAAGGTCGGATCGTTCATGCTTGTGAGCGAGGGCGGGGTCGAGGGCCCGTACAGGCTCGTCGAGGGCAACCTCGAAAAGCCCTTCGGGGAGTCGTTCATCGGGGGACCGAGCTTCATCGCGCCCGGCGCCTACCACCACATCGACGGCAGCCTCTACTCCGAGGGCGACGACGCGTGGCTGGTGCTGCACAACAACCTGTACGCGAAGTTCCGCGACGACATGGAGGACATCGTCCCGACGACGGACCTTCCCACCTTCCGGCAGACCCCCTACGCCCCCGAGCCGTATCTCGAAGGCGCATACGTGTTCAAGCACGGAGGGAAGTACTTCCTCCTCCACGCGGCCTGGGACCGGACATCGGTCGATGCCGACGGCACACCACGCCACGCCTACGACGTCGGCGGCACCGGCCGCGTGCAGTACCAGTACGATGCGGTCGCCGCCGTCTCGGACAGCTTCGAGGGCCCGTACTCCGAACGCTGGACCGTCGGTGTCGGCGCCGGGCACAACAACTTCTTCGCGGACGCCGACGGCGACCTGTGGGCGACGTTCTTCCGGAATCCGAACTTCGGCCACTGGTCCAACCCGTCGCGCCTCGCCGACGCCGCGGTGCCCGGCGTCGTACGGGTGGAATGGACCGGCCCGAAGGGGAACCGCCTGTACGTCCGGCGCCCGGACCACGACTGA
- a CDS encoding DUF4142 domain-containing protein has product MRRINGTALIIAALVATLGALAFPVWSYADRSGTGEANLNASSVATQWGPLSATDRDFLVKVRLAGLWELPAGQQAIERAPSEGVKLAGDHLVVGHTDLDRRARDVAAKLGVELPNQPTEQQQGWLRELTAAEGQEYEQKFANLLRAAHGKVFALVAQVRHTTRNSLIRQLASDANQTVLDHITMLERTGFVDFDGLAREAAGSSTASPSGPPASSGGGVPQLPVPVTPSGDQSFTSRPVPPTMAPLPRP; this is encoded by the coding sequence CTGCGACGCATCAACGGAACGGCCCTCATCATCGCCGCGCTGGTCGCCACGCTCGGCGCCCTCGCCTTTCCCGTGTGGTCCTACGCCGACCGCTCGGGCACCGGCGAGGCCAATCTGAACGCGTCCAGCGTCGCCACCCAGTGGGGGCCGCTCTCGGCGACGGACCGGGACTTCCTGGTCAAGGTGCGTCTCGCCGGACTGTGGGAGCTGCCCGCGGGACAGCAGGCCATCGAGCGGGCGCCGAGCGAGGGGGTGAAGCTCGCCGGTGACCATCTGGTGGTCGGTCACACGGACCTGGACCGGCGGGCCCGTGACGTGGCCGCCAAGCTCGGCGTGGAGCTCCCGAACCAGCCCACGGAGCAACAGCAGGGCTGGCTCAGGGAGCTCACCGCGGCAGAGGGCCAGGAGTACGAGCAGAAGTTCGCCAACCTCCTGCGCGCAGCGCACGGCAAGGTTTTCGCGCTGGTCGCGCAGGTCCGGCACACCACGCGCAACTCACTGATCCGGCAGCTGGCATCCGACGCCAACCAGACGGTGCTCGACCACATCACCATGCTGGAGCGCACCGGTTTCGTGGACTTCGACGGACTGGCGCGAGAGGCGGCGGGCTCGTCCACGGCCAGTCCTTCGGGGCCCCCCGCGTCGTCGGGTGGCGGCGTCCCGCAGCTGCCGGTACCGGTGACCCCGAGCGGCGACCAGTCGTTCACGTCCCGCCCGGTGCCGCCGACCATGGCCCCGCTGCCCCGGCCTTGA
- a CDS encoding peptidyl-tRNA hydrolase: MSSDSIPEPLPAAPGTSAGTPPGTSADSPFRTEPTSRDEAPQFVLPLVVHLEKTNPPARNDALVTAARAVLTMLSDPRAQGEDEGGAEGEWAQAVRDWQDARIRKVVRRARGAEWRKACELPGITVGGEHAEVRVFPPVPLDGWPKELAKLQVSGTELDDPEAPAAPDPAGPVLWMNPDVSMSAGKAMAQAGHGAQLAWWQLSDIERKAWREAGFPLSVATPDAARWRELTASGLPVVRDAGFTEVAPGSCTVVADHPALRR; encoded by the coding sequence GTGAGCAGCGACAGCATTCCCGAGCCCCTTCCCGCAGCGCCGGGGACGTCCGCCGGCACCCCGCCGGGGACGTCCGCCGACAGCCCGTTCCGCACGGAACCGACGTCGCGTGACGAAGCCCCGCAGTTCGTCCTGCCGCTGGTGGTGCACCTCGAGAAGACGAACCCGCCGGCGCGCAACGACGCCCTGGTGACCGCCGCCCGTGCGGTGCTCACCATGCTCTCGGACCCCCGCGCGCAGGGCGAGGACGAGGGCGGGGCGGAGGGCGAGTGGGCGCAGGCGGTGCGCGACTGGCAGGACGCCCGGATCCGCAAGGTGGTCCGGCGGGCGCGCGGCGCGGAGTGGCGCAAGGCGTGCGAGCTGCCCGGGATCACGGTCGGGGGCGAGCACGCGGAGGTCCGGGTGTTCCCTCCGGTGCCCCTGGACGGCTGGCCGAAGGAGCTGGCCAAGCTCCAGGTGTCGGGCACGGAGCTGGACGACCCCGAGGCTCCGGCAGCACCTGATCCGGCCGGTCCGGTCCTCTGGATGAATCCGGACGTCTCCATGTCGGCGGGCAAGGCGATGGCGCAGGCCGGGCACGGCGCGCAGCTCGCCTGGTGGCAGCTGTCGGACATCGAGCGCAAGGCGTGGCGCGAGGCGGGGTTCCCGCTCTCCGTCGCGACCCCGGACGCCGCCCGCTGGCGTGAGCTCACCGCGAGCGGACTGCCGGTGGTGCGGGACGCCGGCTTCACCGAGGTCGCTCCGGGGTCCTGCACGGTCGTCGCCGACCACCCGGCCCTGCGCCGCTGA
- a CDS encoding AIM24 family protein, protein MKSDLFSSEHMAQQAPVPGMTLQNAKSIKYTVDGEMHARQGSMIAFRGDLRFERKGQGIGGMLKRAVTGEGLALMAVTGQGEAWFAHEAASCFIVEMEQGDVLTVNGRNVLCFDASLSYEIKTVKGAGMTGGGLFNSVFSGSGKLGLVCDGQPVVIPVTAQQPVYVDTDAVVGWSAQLSTSLHRSQSFGSMVRGGSGEAVQLMLQGEGFVIVRPSELKSEKSSSS, encoded by the coding sequence ATGAAGAGCGACCTCTTTTCCAGCGAGCACATGGCGCAGCAGGCCCCGGTCCCGGGCATGACGCTGCAGAACGCCAAATCCATCAAGTACACCGTCGACGGTGAGATGCACGCACGCCAGGGGTCGATGATCGCCTTCCGCGGCGATCTCCGGTTCGAGCGCAAGGGCCAGGGCATCGGCGGCATGCTCAAGCGTGCTGTGACCGGCGAGGGCTTGGCCCTGATGGCCGTCACGGGCCAGGGGGAGGCGTGGTTCGCCCACGAGGCGGCCAGCTGCTTCATCGTCGAGATGGAGCAGGGTGACGTGCTGACCGTCAACGGCCGCAACGTGCTCTGTTTCGACGCGAGCCTCTCCTACGAGATCAAGACCGTGAAGGGCGCCGGAATGACCGGCGGCGGCCTCTTCAACAGCGTCTTCAGCGGCTCCGGCAAGCTCGGCCTGGTCTGCGACGGCCAGCCCGTGGTCATACCCGTCACCGCACAGCAGCCGGTGTACGTCGACACGGACGCGGTCGTCGGCTGGAGTGCCCAGCTCTCCACCTCGCTGCACCGCTCGCAGAGCTTCGGCTCGATGGTGCGCGGCGGGTCCGGGGAGGCGGTCCAGCTGATGCTCCAGGGCGAGGGCTTCGTGATCGTACGCCCCAGTGAGCTCAAGTCGGAGAAGTCGTCGTCCAGTTGA
- a CDS encoding polysaccharide deacetylase family protein, which translates to MIVLASVIGALAGCGSPGATRAGTAPLPTASPEPVSPSRVPGSGPSLLAPGPGGLTPVFERRADGPGPTAGAGPSGTGSGSGFGSGSAKKADGADKVVALTFDADMTADQGPRAAGGERFDNPALIASLRRLKVPSTVFMTGRWAQEYPDQARSIGTDPLFEIANHSFSHYAFSSPCYGLPTVAEADMRADVERAFTAIRRTGARHVVPYFRFPGGCYDDASLRALAPTGVTAVQWDVVSGDAFATDADAVSEQVLAGVEPGSLVVMHCTRSAAPVTDEAVRRIVPELRERGYRFVKVSELMRG; encoded by the coding sequence ATGATCGTGCTGGCTTCGGTGATCGGGGCGCTCGCCGGTTGCGGAAGCCCCGGGGCCACCCGCGCCGGTACCGCCCCACTGCCGACCGCCTCCCCGGAACCCGTGTCCCCGTCACGGGTTCCGGGGAGCGGGCCGTCCCTGTTGGCCCCGGGACCCGGCGGGCTCACGCCGGTCTTCGAACGACGGGCGGACGGCCCCGGGCCCACGGCCGGGGCCGGGCCGTCCGGCACCGGCTCCGGCTCCGGCTTCGGCTCCGGCTCCGCGAAGAAGGCCGACGGGGCCGACAAGGTCGTGGCCCTCACCTTCGACGCGGACATGACCGCCGACCAGGGACCGCGTGCCGCCGGCGGGGAGCGCTTCGACAACCCCGCCCTGATCGCGTCGCTCCGCAGGCTGAAGGTCCCGTCGACGGTCTTCATGACGGGCAGGTGGGCGCAGGAGTATCCGGACCAGGCGCGCTCGATCGGCACCGATCCCCTGTTCGAAATCGCCAACCACTCGTTCAGCCACTACGCCTTCTCCTCTCCCTGCTACGGGCTCCCGACCGTCGCGGAGGCCGATATGCGGGCCGACGTGGAGCGGGCCTTCACCGCGATCCGCAGGACGGGTGCGCGTCACGTCGTGCCGTACTTCCGCTTTCCGGGCGGCTGCTACGACGACGCGTCGCTGAGGGCGCTGGCCCCGACCGGGGTGACCGCCGTCCAGTGGGACGTGGTCAGCGGTGATGCCTTCGCCACCGACGCCGACGCCGTGTCCGAGCAGGTGCTGGCAGGGGTGGAGCCGGGCTCGCTGGTGGTCATGCACTGCACCCGCAGCGCGGCTCCCGTCACCGACGAGGCCGTACGCCGGATCGTCCCGGAACTGCGCGAGCGCGGCTACCGCTTCGTCAAGGTCTCCGAGCTGATGCGCGGCTGA